In Nostoc sp. CENA543, a genomic segment contains:
- a CDS encoding helicase HerA domain-containing protein, which produces MALKKANTPTKKINPFEDQLDLTTLVRLKKGGYTIGAYLLSKKQVGDTDNTLQLIFGYSCTGVNPLFNSEEQVEALARVFENGCKEIPQGERFTFRWSSSCDEDEVIEHFRHRLSNPVNDESEFLDWGCLARLQELTRQKKRKKIVLNVYTTFTIKPGGTEAGDAVDRAIVKLSNFLQRRFTSTGATELTRKNLMQILEKAINISLRYQQILAQMGLNPTPKTEKELWRELTFLVGAKSVKVPHTLVFDEQGLAEEFHEVIPKVKQYIDNAHITSVLLNNGIPYADRQWVCLPNQKNTKGKYVGVMTLTQKPEAFISTVNQVRFLWDIFARDTIHDIEIITEMSPADQKMVRLTQQLITRRSRNAEISAARKTIDVASQLNTEWSVNAQKQLYTGDVPLNVALIVLIYRETPEEIEDACRLISGYVNQPTELTRERQYTWLIWLETLLLRQRPQLTSPFNRRVAFFASEIVGLTPLVQIVSNDKQGFELIADEGHSSVSIDLTKTKNMMVIGTTGSGKSVLVSSIIAECLALGMSTLMIDLPNDDGSGTFGDFTPYYNGFYFDIARESNNLVQPLDLSKIPEEQQEERVKAHRNDVNLIVLQLVLGSQSFDGFLAQTIESLIPLGIKAFYDDSDIQRRFVEAKKGGLGSAAWGNTPTLVDMERFFSTDRISLGYEDENVDKALNYIRLRLQYWRSSSIGDAICKPSTFETDAKLITFALTNLQSSKDAEIFGMSAYIAASRQTLASPNSVFFMDEASVLLRFPALSRLVGRKCATARKSGCRIILAAQDVISIAKSEAGEQILQNMPLRLIGKIVPGAANSFCEILGIPREIIDKNETFTPNIQQLYTLWLLDYNNRYIRCRYYPSYPLLALVANSREEQAKRDEFKERYQDKFEWIAAFSKYYVECIQQGQPL; this is translated from the coding sequence ATGGCACTAAAAAAGGCAAACACGCCTACTAAAAAAATCAATCCTTTTGAAGACCAGTTAGACCTCACTACCCTAGTGAGATTAAAAAAAGGAGGATATACAATAGGAGCTTACTTGCTCAGTAAAAAGCAAGTCGGCGACACTGATAATACATTGCAGTTGATATTCGGTTACAGTTGTACAGGAGTAAACCCATTATTCAATTCAGAAGAGCAAGTAGAAGCATTAGCTCGTGTATTTGAGAATGGCTGTAAAGAAATCCCTCAAGGAGAGAGATTTACATTTCGCTGGAGTTCATCCTGTGATGAAGATGAGGTAATAGAACATTTTCGCCACCGTTTAAGTAATCCAGTGAATGATGAAAGTGAGTTCTTAGATTGGGGATGTTTAGCAAGATTACAAGAACTGACAAGACAGAAAAAACGCAAAAAGATAGTTCTCAATGTGTATACAACATTCACAATTAAACCAGGAGGAACAGAAGCGGGAGATGCAGTAGATAGGGCAATAGTAAAACTATCAAACTTCTTACAGCGAAGGTTTACCTCTACAGGTGCAACAGAACTGACAAGAAAAAACCTCATGCAAATCCTCGAAAAAGCCATAAATATTTCGCTGAGGTATCAACAGATATTGGCACAAATGGGTTTAAATCCCACCCCAAAAACCGAAAAGGAATTATGGAGAGAATTGACGTTTTTGGTAGGAGCAAAATCAGTAAAAGTTCCTCATACTCTAGTGTTTGATGAGCAAGGGTTAGCAGAAGAATTTCATGAAGTTATACCAAAAGTCAAACAGTACATAGACAATGCTCATATAACCTCAGTGTTGTTGAATAATGGCATACCCTACGCAGATAGGCAGTGGGTATGTCTGCCAAATCAAAAAAACACTAAAGGTAAATATGTAGGTGTAATGACCTTAACCCAAAAACCAGAAGCGTTTATTTCGACAGTGAATCAAGTGCGCTTTTTGTGGGATATATTTGCGCGAGATACCATTCACGATATCGAAATTATCACAGAGATGAGTCCCGCCGACCAGAAAATGGTGCGGTTGACTCAGCAGCTAATTACAAGGAGATCCCGAAATGCAGAGATAAGTGCAGCTAGAAAAACCATCGATGTAGCATCACAGTTAAATACGGAATGGTCAGTAAATGCCCAAAAACAACTCTATACAGGTGATGTACCGCTAAATGTGGCACTGATAGTCTTGATTTATCGAGAGACACCAGAAGAAATTGAAGATGCTTGTAGATTAATTTCCGGCTATGTGAATCAACCAACAGAATTAACACGAGAGAGGCAGTATACATGGCTGATATGGCTGGAAACATTACTCTTAAGGCAAAGACCACAGCTAACAAGTCCGTTTAACAGAAGAGTAGCATTTTTCGCCAGTGAAATAGTTGGGTTAACACCATTGGTGCAAATAGTCTCCAATGATAAACAAGGATTTGAATTGATTGCGGACGAGGGACACTCAAGTGTAAGTATCGATTTAACCAAAACAAAAAACATGATGGTAATCGGTACAACAGGTTCAGGGAAATCAGTATTAGTGTCCTCAATCATTGCTGAATGTTTAGCCTTGGGAATGTCAACACTCATGATTGACTTGCCAAACGATGATGGTTCAGGAACGTTTGGAGATTTTACGCCGTATTACAACGGATTTTATTTTGATATTGCCAGAGAATCAAACAACTTAGTGCAGCCCTTGGACTTATCAAAAATACCGGAAGAACAACAAGAAGAACGAGTCAAAGCCCACAGAAACGATGTCAATTTAATTGTGCTTCAGTTAGTCTTGGGTTCACAATCATTTGACGGATTCTTGGCACAAACAATAGAGTCATTAATCCCACTGGGGATAAAAGCCTTTTACGATGACTCCGACATTCAAAGACGCTTTGTAGAAGCCAAGAAAGGAGGATTGGGTTCTGCGGCTTGGGGGAACACCCCCACCCTGGTAGACATGGAGCGTTTTTTTTCCACAGACCGTATAAGCCTGGGATACGAAGATGAAAATGTAGATAAAGCATTGAACTATATCCGGCTGCGCCTTCAATACTGGCGTTCAAGTTCAATAGGGGACGCAATATGTAAACCATCAACATTTGAAACAGATGCCAAACTAATTACCTTTGCTCTGACGAATCTGCAATCGAGTAAAGATGCCGAAATATTTGGGATGTCAGCATACATAGCAGCATCAAGACAAACATTAGCTTCACCCAACAGTGTATTTTTCATGGATGAAGCTTCTGTACTACTACGTTTTCCGGCGTTGTCAAGATTAGTAGGGCGAAAATGCGCGACGGCAAGGAAATCAGGATGTCGGATTATCCTTGCAGCCCAAGATGTGATATCAATTGCCAAATCGGAGGCAGGGGAACAAATATTACAGAATATGCCTTTGAGATTGATTGGAAAAATTGTTCCAGGTGCAGCCAATAGTTTTTGTGAAATACTCGGCATTCCCAGAGAAATCATTGATAAAAACGAAACTTTCACGCCAAATATTCAACAGTTATATACATTATGGCTGTTGGATTATAACAACAGATATATCAGGTGTCGTTATTACCCGTCTTATCCTCTATTGGCTTTGGTTGCTAACAGTCGGGAAGAACAAGCGAAGCGAGATGAATTTAAAGAAAGATACCAAGATAAGTTTGAATGGATAGCAGCATTTTCTAAATATTATGTCGAGTGTATACAACAAGGACAGCCACTATGA
- a CDS encoding DUF3987 domain-containing protein yields the protein MVAQFNNASNDITPRLIAGLKLIPQDWALTPVLNNKRPYRADWQNETPIQHEVLAKLIQNGDTASGKDGIYKVYPKGYGLRTGKWSGGILAIDADGNAPHDLLNKLGGLPRTISFTSGKPGRCQYLVQVPEEYWSVIETRKINTGVKGDDGKDQLLELRWNGCQSVLPPSVHPETGSYKWVNSPQDCEITQCPIWVIEYFLNESAANTATTPFTNDVALIGDVPLYQCLTKDDRDLIDRGVGQGSRDDNGAKLARNLIGTSARLTHLGYRFEGDARQLFDDYCSRCSPPLSARDADRIWKSAEKSNPSATLTDDALLNCIKAWQRHQNINIKPQPTTQAMSYARPEVIASDTMQNAIAEKTTPDEITNKPDNVILHPTANIPYDALKAEYIQLLESGTSKSGLSRYKTEVNKKYYPLRLDRFLNDVETEYRTAEEDEIIKEDIQQLLDCANLELDIRKFLPTKLATALMLFGINQSLPQTSLMMSLISVISATHLIGTQVLIGNKHNEFYQNPAINHALVGDSGSGKSIIFRSLVKKPLNALRKTEKKRFAEQSQQYERSLAAWQQSDQSTPPPEPPPPINKMYLTGATLEGLKDYIAKAPDYSILNVVDELSGLFKGFNQYKQGQGNDRQEFLSLYDGDGFSEAKVSKNIFVEKSNTAWLGGLQPTILDKYFQLGASDGLLPRFTFSILPETIRLLPEENAQSIDVTGIVKGLYKATLDCQPQTYHITGEAYKYFREVDTKWQYEAARLPNGALKEFLKKCKGLLGRLSLNLHLIHELSDPYCGTPPTVIPLIRVKQAADIVEHLLQQIQAVHLQIAGETTQSAILAMINLSMKRQSLGEQGWLNAREISRNQTAKGRMKTAEIRELMIKAKDMGYGQLRGSGTKLEFRSTKNVGDLSAMAKNTRKPDISIVLNPESQKMSADVGEMSAIIKNPEAIENTGVESIEFKNVGNVGDFSEIFEVLDESDLIVSDKNVGDINLLVNPSVVNQNVVNPSVVNPVVNPDEILSIISPTTPTTPTKKESLAESIANTNVESADILPTNLPTDADNRRQNSPILPTTTTDDNCQQNEEQELSTEEPQPTTDEPQQVVTEKDAVRNVWANAALIRECIADQSWEMIDSFLEEWTDEFKAAVWAELTPEERKAVKQLKPKA from the coding sequence ATGGTTGCACAGTTCAACAATGCCTCCAATGACATCACTCCTCGACTGATCGCAGGATTAAAACTAATACCTCAAGACTGGGCATTAACACCAGTATTGAACAATAAACGTCCTTACCGTGCCGACTGGCAAAATGAAACACCAATTCAGCATGAAGTGTTAGCAAAGCTGATCCAGAACGGTGACACCGCAAGTGGCAAAGATGGAATTTACAAAGTTTATCCTAAAGGTTATGGACTGCGGACTGGTAAATGGTCAGGTGGGATTTTAGCGATCGACGCAGATGGAAATGCTCCCCATGATTTGTTAAATAAACTAGGTGGATTGCCGAGAACCATCAGCTTCACATCTGGAAAACCTGGACGTTGCCAGTATCTTGTACAAGTACCTGAAGAATATTGGTCAGTCATCGAAACGAGAAAGATTAACACTGGCGTAAAAGGTGACGACGGTAAAGACCAGCTTCTAGAATTGCGCTGGAATGGATGCCAAAGCGTTTTACCACCATCAGTTCACCCCGAAACAGGCTCATATAAATGGGTAAATTCCCCCCAAGATTGTGAGATTACACAATGTCCGATTTGGGTAATTGAGTATTTCTTGAATGAATCTGCTGCTAACACAGCAACAACGCCATTCACAAACGATGTAGCACTCATAGGCGATGTACCACTTTACCAGTGTTTAACCAAAGACGACAGAGATTTAATAGATCGCGGTGTAGGACAAGGCAGCCGGGATGATAACGGGGCTAAACTTGCCCGAAACTTAATTGGCACATCTGCAAGATTAACTCATCTTGGCTATAGATTCGAGGGTGACGCTAGGCAATTATTTGATGATTATTGCTCTAGATGTTCCCCACCTCTATCAGCAAGAGACGCAGATCGGATTTGGAAGTCAGCCGAAAAAAGCAATCCATCAGCTACATTGACTGATGACGCGCTTTTAAATTGCATCAAAGCATGGCAACGTCACCAGAACATTAACATCAAACCACAACCGACAACACAGGCGATGAGCTACGCCAGACCGGAGGTCATCGCATCCGATACCATGCAAAACGCGATCGCTGAAAAAACCACACCCGACGAAATCACCAACAAACCCGATAATGTCATCCTACACCCCACAGCGAACATTCCCTACGATGCCCTCAAAGCCGAGTACATCCAATTACTGGAATCAGGCACATCAAAATCAGGATTAAGCCGCTATAAGACAGAGGTTAACAAAAAATATTACCCCCTTAGACTAGATAGATTCCTCAACGATGTCGAAACCGAATATCGCACAGCAGAAGAAGACGAAATCATCAAAGAAGACATTCAACAACTGCTCGACTGTGCCAACCTCGAACTAGACATCAGAAAATTCCTCCCCACCAAACTAGCCACAGCCTTAATGCTGTTCGGCATCAACCAATCACTACCCCAAACATCATTAATGATGTCCCTGATCAGCGTCATCAGCGCAACTCACCTGATTGGCACACAAGTATTGATTGGCAATAAACACAACGAATTCTATCAAAACCCCGCCATCAACCATGCCCTAGTCGGTGACAGTGGTTCTGGTAAATCCATTATCTTTCGCTCCCTAGTCAAAAAACCCCTGAATGCTCTCAGAAAAACCGAAAAGAAACGCTTTGCAGAGCAATCACAACAGTACGAACGTTCTTTAGCCGCTTGGCAACAATCCGACCAATCAACACCCCCACCAGAACCACCACCACCAATTAACAAAATGTATCTCACCGGTGCTACCCTGGAAGGTTTAAAAGATTACATCGCCAAAGCCCCAGATTACTCCATCCTGAACGTAGTTGACGAACTATCAGGTTTATTTAAGGGATTTAATCAATATAAACAGGGACAAGGCAACGACCGTCAAGAATTTTTAAGCCTGTATGACGGCGATGGTTTTAGCGAAGCCAAGGTTTCTAAAAATATTTTTGTAGAAAAAAGTAACACCGCTTGGCTAGGGGGATTACAACCTACCATACTGGACAAATATTTTCAGCTAGGGGCTAGCGATGGACTCCTACCCAGGTTTACATTCTCCATCTTGCCAGAGACAATTCGACTATTACCCGAAGAAAACGCCCAAAGCATTGATGTCACCGGCATAGTCAAAGGACTCTACAAAGCTACACTTGATTGTCAGCCCCAAACCTATCACATTACAGGTGAAGCTTATAAGTATTTTCGGGAAGTAGACACCAAATGGCAGTATGAAGCGGCTAGGTTGCCCAATGGTGCTTTAAAAGAATTCCTGAAAAAATGCAAAGGGCTATTAGGCAGACTATCACTCAACCTGCATCTCATCCATGAACTTTCAGACCCATATTGTGGCACACCGCCCACAGTTATCCCCCTAATTCGGGTCAAACAAGCCGCCGACATTGTGGAGCATTTATTACAGCAGATTCAGGCAGTGCATTTACAGATTGCTGGGGAAACTACACAATCAGCAATCCTCGCCATGATTAACCTGTCCATGAAACGGCAGTCACTAGGGGAACAAGGATGGTTAAACGCCAGGGAGATTAGCCGCAACCAAACAGCTAAGGGACGGATGAAGACAGCAGAAATTAGAGAACTGATGATTAAAGCCAAAGATATGGGCTATGGCCAGTTACGGGGGAGTGGAACAAAGTTAGAATTTCGCTCCACCAAAAATGTCGGCGATTTGTCGGCGATGGCTAAAAATACTCGTAAGCCAGATATATCAATAGTTTTGAATCCTGAGTCTCAAAAAATGTCGGCAGATGTCGGCGAAATGTCGGCGATAATTAAAAACCCTGAAGCCATTGAAAATACTGGGGTTGAGTCTATCGAATTTAAAAATGTCGGCAATGTCGGCGATTTTTCAGAGATTTTTGAAGTCTTGGATGAGAGTGATTTGATTGTCAGTGATAAAAATGTCGGCGACATCAATTTATTGGTTAACCCCAGTGTGGTAAATCAAAATGTGGTTAACCCCAGTGTGGTGAATCCAGTAGTAAATCCAGATGAAATTTTATCTATAATTTCGCCGACAACGCCGACAACGCCGACAAAAAAAGAGTCATTGGCTGAAAGTATTGCCAATACTAATGTTGAGAGTGCCGACATATTACCGACAAATTTACCGACAGATGCCGACAACCGCCGACAAAATTCACCCATTCTGCCGACAACAACCACTGACGACAACTGCCAACAAAATGAAGAACAAGAATTATCTACTGAAGAACCACAGCCTACAACCGACGAACCACAGCAGGTAGTTACAGAAAAAGATGCAGTGAGAAATGTGTGGGCGAATGCAGCACTGATTAGGGAGTGTATTGCAGACCAGTCCTGGGAAATGATTGACTCATTTTTAGAAGAATGGACTGATGAATTTAAAGCAGCAGTGTGGGCAGAGTTAACCCCAGAAGAACGCAAGGCAGTTAAGCAACTCAAGCCCAAGGCCTAA
- a CDS encoding helix-turn-helix transcriptional regulator has translation MPVRNTIKEFVDSKGITVYQFRKETGIAQATAYNLYNNPQQLPAPGVLAKICDRYECQPGELLRWDSKKAGIHETNKPN, from the coding sequence ATGCCAGTGAGAAATACGATCAAGGAGTTTGTCGATAGCAAAGGAATAACCGTTTATCAATTCCGCAAAGAAACTGGAATTGCACAAGCCACAGCTTACAACCTCTATAACAATCCCCAACAACTCCCAGCCCCCGGCGTTTTGGCTAAGATTTGCGATCGCTATGAATGCCAACCTGGGGAACTTCTTCGATGGGATTCAAAAAAGGCAGGCATACATGAAACAAATAAACCTAATTAA
- a CDS encoding type IV secretion system protein, with translation MSLILGQTLSSGIVKGAEIGSDLVMNAFEQDWKDLATGTSPIYIAVVSVSMLIAIVLVSFWSLGWYRQISDEGFSHNVVSEMAFPLLVIIMLSNNGVMLANTSLALRNVTVNLNSSILSITRNGITLKDAIRSVNTDQAFIAAVQSRIAECDIIATPEERQQCIDKKIKIAKEQAEATKKDRGIAGIPVTWNPAEVTGEIINKVVQGAIFIILSGLAAGFQYILQLSFLLVVYVAPIFLVLSLLPVGAKPIYAWLSGWLGLTLVLISYSIIVGIVAGSIVNQPSSSHLQMQLLQAIFSPVLAVAIGTGGAMSVFKAFTSGVNFSLSVLSRAIR, from the coding sequence ATGTCTTTAATTTTAGGACAAACATTATCTAGTGGAATAGTAAAAGGAGCAGAAATAGGCTCAGACTTAGTGATGAATGCGTTTGAGCAAGATTGGAAAGATTTAGCAACAGGTACTAGCCCAATTTATATAGCTGTAGTATCAGTATCGATGTTAATAGCTATTGTACTGGTGAGTTTTTGGTCATTGGGGTGGTATAGACAAATTAGTGATGAAGGTTTTTCACATAATGTAGTTAGTGAAATGGCTTTTCCACTCCTAGTAATTATTATGCTGTCTAATAATGGAGTAATGCTAGCTAATACATCATTAGCATTGAGGAATGTAACAGTTAATTTAAATAGTAGTATTTTGTCAATTACGAGGAACGGAATTACCCTGAAAGATGCTATACGCAGTGTGAATACAGACCAAGCCTTTATTGCTGCTGTACAGAGTCGTATTGCTGAATGCGACATCATAGCAACACCAGAAGAACGTCAGCAATGTATTGATAAAAAAATTAAAATTGCTAAAGAACAGGCAGAAGCAACTAAAAAAGATAGAGGAATAGCTGGAATTCCTGTTACGTGGAATCCTGCCGAAGTTACGGGAGAAATAATTAATAAAGTTGTGCAAGGGGCAATATTTATTATTCTGAGTGGATTAGCAGCAGGATTTCAATATATTTTACAACTGTCTTTTTTATTAGTAGTTTACGTAGCACCTATCTTTCTAGTTCTATCATTGTTACCTGTTGGTGCTAAACCTATCTATGCGTGGCTTTCAGGATGGTTAGGATTAACTCTAGTGCTAATTTCTTATTCAATTATTGTAGGAATAGTAGCTGGTTCAATTGTGAATCAACCTTCATCAAGCCATTTACAAATGCAACTACTCCAAGCCATATTTTCGCCAGTCCTAGCAGTGGCAATAGGAACAGGTGGAGCAATGTCGGTATTCAAAGCT